From one Aminivibrio sp. genomic stretch:
- the xseA gene encoding exodeoxyribonuclease VII large subunit, with product MAERIIHQLTVDELTFRISSLLLQDPVLQSVVVKGELAELKKHTSGHVYFTLLGRESRVSCALFRNYLPYVPQWPRNGDEVLAEGAVSLYPPRGAYQLIVRRLVPLGQGAAERARLELEQRLEAEGLFDVRLKRPLPAFPEKVVVVTSLTGAALRDVLAVAGKRMPPCALVVVPAQVQGYEAPGEICSALSNAGRVEGAECVLLVRGGGSRDDLTPFDDERVVRAVRNCSLPVVTGVGHEIDETLSDKAADVRAATPSAAAERVFPDSADILASLDQKRRLLCSAVDREFRSFEKDLGSFLDRGRTVAEREIALRVSGAELFASRLGAAGERAVAAAGERIAALGASLNSLSPLKVFDRGYNLCEKDGVPVTSAGALSEGDGVTLRFADGDAGAVVSGVCLRRQG from the coding sequence ATGGCGGAACGGATAATCCACCAGCTGACGGTTGACGAACTGACGTTCCGCATCTCGTCCCTTCTGCTTCAGGACCCGGTGTTGCAGTCGGTGGTTGTGAAGGGTGAGCTGGCGGAACTGAAGAAGCATACAAGCGGGCACGTCTACTTTACGCTCCTGGGAAGGGAGAGCCGCGTTTCCTGCGCTCTCTTCCGGAATTATCTTCCCTATGTTCCCCAATGGCCCCGGAACGGCGATGAAGTTCTCGCCGAAGGGGCCGTTTCGTTGTATCCCCCCCGGGGGGCTTATCAGCTCATCGTCCGCCGCCTGGTGCCGCTCGGGCAGGGCGCGGCGGAGCGGGCCAGACTCGAGCTGGAGCAGCGGCTTGAAGCTGAAGGGCTCTTCGATGTCCGGCTGAAGCGACCCTTGCCGGCCTTTCCGGAAAAGGTCGTCGTGGTGACTTCCCTCACCGGGGCTGCCCTCCGGGACGTGCTTGCTGTGGCTGGAAAGCGGATGCCTCCCTGCGCCCTGGTAGTGGTTCCGGCCCAGGTGCAGGGGTACGAGGCCCCCGGTGAGATCTGCTCGGCGCTCTCGAACGCCGGCAGGGTTGAAGGTGCCGAGTGCGTCCTCCTGGTTCGGGGCGGAGGCAGCAGGGACGACCTCACTCCCTTCGACGACGAACGGGTGGTCCGGGCGGTCAGGAACTGTTCCCTTCCGGTCGTTACCGGTGTGGGGCACGAAATCGACGAGACCCTGAGCGACAAGGCGGCGGATGTCCGGGCGGCGACACCGTCGGCAGCAGCGGAACGGGTCTTCCCCGATTCGGCGGATATCCTGGCCTCCCTCGACCAGAAGCGCCGCCTTCTCTGTTCGGCCGTGGACAGGGAATTCCGGTCTTTTGAAAAGGACTTGGGCTCTTTTCTGGATAGGGGAAGGACCGTGGCGGAACGGGAGATTGCCCTCCGGGTTTCCGGCGCGGAGTTGTTCGCCTCCAGGCTCGGGGCTGCGGGAGAGAGGGCCGTGGCCGCCGCAGGGGAGCGCATCGCCGCCCTCGGCGCATCGCTGAACAGCCTTTCGCCCCTGAAGGTTTTCGACCGGGGGTACAACCTCTGCGAGAAGGACGGGGTGCCCGTAACCTCCGCCGGGGCACTTTCGGAAGGCGACGGTGTCACCCTGCGGTTCGCCGACGGCGACGCCGGGGCTGTCGTTTCCGGGGTCTGTTTGCGCAGGCAGGGATAG
- the nusB gene encoding transcription antitermination factor NusB: MIRTFLPQKRHRSREMALQLLYSLDLRRGQTPEQALELFPAEDDPEIQEYARILTCGAWERRREIDDLIREHVTGWRPERMLAVDRAALRMAIFESVISKMIPVPVAISEAVELAKTFGAEESGKFVNGVLGRIVRALFPQGTDGGTQAKDQETPHGGTDNPPADG, translated from the coding sequence TTGATTCGCACGTTTTTGCCGCAGAAGCGTCATCGTTCCCGGGAGATGGCGCTTCAGTTATTGTATTCGCTGGATCTGCGCAGGGGCCAGACCCCGGAACAGGCGCTGGAGCTTTTTCCCGCTGAGGATGACCCGGAGATCCAGGAATATGCCAGAATTTTGACATGCGGCGCGTGGGAACGGCGGAGGGAGATCGACGATCTTATCCGGGAACACGTTACGGGGTGGCGTCCCGAGCGGATGCTGGCGGTGGACAGGGCCGCCCTCAGGATGGCCATTTTCGAGTCGGTCATTTCGAAGATGATCCCCGTGCCCGTGGCGATCTCCGAGGCCGTGGAGCTCGCCAAGACCTTCGGGGCAGAGGAGTCCGGAAAATTCGTCAACGGTGTTCTGGGCCGGATTGTCCGGGCCCTTTTCCCCCAAGGTACGGACGGAGGAACGCAAGCGAAGGACCAGGAGACGCCCCATGGCGGAACGGATAATCCACCAGCTGACGGTTGA
- a CDS encoding Asp23/Gls24 family envelope stress response protein, with protein MDEIEQPEGGLSEMSGQGGADEISSVNGSIHISEEVIMDLAKKTLTTIPGVQPASPGIASKLGIGRKASDGIRVSVEDKFPPVVTVDVFLMVKYGLRIPDTAWDVQEAIKKTLEQFTGYDVKAVNINVQGIYFQDKPVPSTESVPEEEKPAAYEASSPVSEPFVDAEDEEEAEASVKPEKPIPPEVEQL; from the coding sequence ATGGACGAAATTGAACAGCCGGAAGGCGGACTGAGCGAGATGTCTGGACAGGGAGGTGCCGACGAGATTTCTTCTGTAAACGGCAGCATCCATATCAGCGAGGAAGTGATTATGGATCTGGCCAAGAAAACCCTCACTACGATTCCCGGCGTGCAGCCGGCGAGCCCCGGAATAGCCTCCAAGCTCGGCATCGGCAGAAAGGCCAGCGACGGCATCCGCGTTTCCGTGGAAGACAAGTTCCCCCCCGTGGTGACCGTCGACGTCTTTTTGATGGTGAAGTATGGTCTTCGCATTCCTGATACCGCTTGGGACGTGCAGGAAGCCATAAAGAAGACCCTTGAGCAGTTTACAGGTTATGATGTCAAGGCTGTGAACATTAACGTCCAGGGCATTTACTTCCAGGATAAGCCCGTTCCGTCCACAGAGTCGGTGCCCGAGGAAGAGAAGCCTGCGGCGTACGAGGCTTCCTCGCCTGTGTCGGAACCTTTTGTCGATGCTGAGGACGAAGAGGAAGCCGAAGCGTCCGTGAAGCCGGAGAAACCGATTCCGCCCGAGGTGGAACAACTTTAG
- a CDS encoding CD1247 N-terminal domain-containing protein yields MSAREKIAYLKGLLDGLGPVKDEGQNKIFAGLVDALDALSQEVADQGVLIEEQRELYEDLADDCALLDEDLDSLERAFAECSGEVYGDEEDDEDDDEVEDEDAFDESCLSETCSSCGYVFYYQPEEYEEDEALQCPGCGKEFPRQNR; encoded by the coding sequence ATGAGCGCACGGGAGAAAATAGCCTATCTCAAGGGGCTGCTTGACGGTTTGGGGCCCGTGAAGGATGAAGGGCAGAACAAGATTTTCGCCGGCTTGGTGGATGCTCTCGACGCGCTTTCCCAGGAAGTCGCCGACCAGGGCGTTTTAATCGAGGAGCAGAGAGAGCTCTACGAGGATCTGGCGGATGACTGCGCCCTTCTTGACGAGGATCTCGACTCGCTGGAAAGGGCCTTCGCGGAGTGCAGCGGAGAGGTCTACGGCGACGAAGAGGACGACGAAGACGATGATGAGGTCGAAGACGAGGATGCCTTCGACGAAAGCTGTCTTTCGGAGACGTGCTCGTCCTGCGGATATGTTTTCTATTACCAGCCCGAGGAGTACGAAGAGGACGAAGCCCTTCAGTGCCCAGGCTGCGGAAAGGAATTCCCGCGGCAGAACCGGTAA